In the genome of Leishmania panamensis strain MHOM/PA/94/PSC-1 chromosome 17 sequence, one region contains:
- a CDS encoding hydrolase-like protein (TriTrypDB/GeneDB-style sysID: LpmP.17.1030), translating into MIVKVRDCPTSRAPIYICYQCFGNPDDGLPAVLLIGGLNMQLSAWDEAFCESLVRAGFYVIRYDNRDIGHSTKIENCGKIKVPMLLLPGRAAKWLGEELPYQLEDMAEDAWALLDALSIPCAHLFGVSMGGMIAQRAALQAPERTMSLTSVMSSTNAPDLPEPALWVKLWMLRPPPRNCTVDELLEFRVHSLRHLLRYALPPDGEYLKKRFLMSLRRSSYASGLVRQAAAIRRAAGCDALLQQLHVPALIVHGAQDVVVPPMNGYRTAAMLPYARLLVLKSMGHYFHPAFFSTVIAAFVDMAASTDPARRCLRSALPSATGDDSRSGNSRGRLGGASEVGAGDDGDEPSGSSDDKVVLTSRMMASLGEFIVPVVADADSPIGKAACRSVMVAVPGGNSNPAVPEAVMVENLFQRDPYATLSVPKSAIVKQPVPWPPLKSEKHLAASRVSTGDGPAISSSGNIYRKEEPSSSPNAVTLPTASVAAVAPSSSTAELRTFPLLSHMEGVKPFVPCSSSRWHELVPYPQRSAAAAGGAGIRGIVRGGRPSVDKMATECPGSSLSASSSVAALGVGVSTCPSGDGAEPAKAPSRQQLPRFHPVVVGIPVEEYLRKNPTSQQSRIRAPATAAGSTAVSEAGKANVGATPSATPEGVTGVLLDGIFVAFPLEPAVAASAGSTGSVKTAYDGTTHLSLASRIESAGREADETFLHSEASQDFHDASSFADM; encoded by the coding sequence ATGATCGTTAAAGTGCGCGATTGCCCTACCTCCCGTGCACCAATCTACATTTGTTATCAGTGTTTCGGCAACCCTGATGATGGTCTgccggcagtgctgctcatcGGCGGCCTCAACATGCAACTCTCCGCCTGGGATGAGGCTTTCTGCGAATCCCTCGTACGCGCCGGCTTTTATGTAATCCGCTACGACAACCGTGACATTGGTCACTCCACCAAGATCGAAAACTGTGGCAAGATCAAAGTACCAATGCTTCTACTGCCTGGCCGTGCGGCCAAGTGGCTCGGCGAGGAGCTCCCTTATCAGCTCGAGGACATGGCTGAAGACGCTTGGGCGCTTCTCGACGCGCTGAGCATCCCATGTGCGCACTTATTCGGTGTCAGCATGGGTGGCATGATTGCGCAACgggctgcgctgcaggcgccGGAGCGGACGATGAGCCTCACGAGTGTCATGTCGTCGACGAATGCGCCTGACCTACCGGAGCCGGCGCTGTGGGTGAAGCTTTGGATGCTGCGTCCACCGCCGCGCAACTGCACCGTTGACGAGTTGCTGGAGTTCCGTGTCCACTCTCtacgccacctcctccgctacGCCTTGCCCCCCGACGGCGAGTACCTGAAGAAGCGGTTCTTAatgtcgctgcggcgcagtTCCTATGCTTCGGGGTTAGTGCGGCAGGCCGCTGCGatccgccgcgccgccgggTGCGatgcgttgctgcagcagctgcatgtGCCCGCCCTTATTGTGCATGGGGCGCAGGATGTCGTGGTGCCGCCGATGAATGGTTATcggacggcagcgatgctgcCGTATGCGCGGCTGCTCGTGCTGAAGAGTATGGGTCACTACTTCCACCCGgccttcttctccaccgTCATTGCCGCGTTTGTCGACATGGCGGCCTCGACAGATCCCGCAAGGCGATGCCTGCgctcggcgctgccgtcagcgACAGGCGATGACAGCAGAAGCGGGAATTCGAGAGGGAGGTTAGGAGGTGCATCAGAGGTGGGCGCTGGCGATGACGGGGACGAGCCCTCTGGCAGTTCAGACGACAAAGTAGTTTTGACGTCGCGGATGATGGCATCACTGGGCGAGTTTATTGTGCCAGTCGTCGCAGACGCTGATTCCCCCATCGGTAAGGCTGCCTGTCGCTCAGTTATGGTGGCCGTGCCGGGCGGTAACAGCAACCCAGCCGTGCCGGAAGCCGTCATGGTGGAGAACCTCTTCCAGCGTGATCCCTACGCGACGCTGAGTGTGCCGAAATCGGCCATCGTGAAGCAGCCAGTGCCATGGCCACCGCTGAAGTCAGAAAAGCACCTGGCTGCGAGTCGAGTATCCACCGGCGACGGGCCGGCAATCTCCTCTTCGGGGAACATCTATCGGAAAGAGGAgccgtcatcatcgccaaACGCCGTGACTTTGCCCACCGCCAGTgtcgcggcagtggcgccgtcgtcgagtACCGCCGAGCTGCGCACATTTCCTCTGCTTTCACACATGGAGGGAGTTAAGCCGTTTGTGCCGTGCAGTTCCTCGCGCTGGCACGAGTTGGTGCCTTATCctcagcgcagcgctgctgctgcgggcggAGCTGGCATAAGGGGGATTGTCAGAGGTGGACGTCCTTCGGTTGATAAGATGGCGACAGAATGCCCTGGCTCTTCTTTGTCTGCATCGTCGTCGGTAGCTGCCCTGGGTGTAGGGGTGTCCACTTGCCCCtccggcgacggcgccgagcCGGCAAAGgcgccgtcgcggcagcagcttccTCGTTTCCAcccagtggtggtgggtatTCCAGTGGAGGAGTACCTACGCAAGAACCCTACCTCGCAACAGAGCAGGATCAGGGCTcctgccactgcagcgggTAGTACGGCGGTTTCTGAAGCGGGCAAGGCAAACGTCGGTGCGACACCATCTGCCACCCCCGAGGGTGTGACAGGGGTGTTACTTGATGGAATTTTTGTAGCCTTTCCGCTGGAACCTGCTGTTGCAGCCAGTGCAGGTAGTACAGGTAGCGTCAAAACGGCGTATGACGGGACgactcacctctctctcgcatcCAGGATCGAGTCGGCGGGGCGAGAAGCTGATGAGACCTTCTTGCACTCCGAGGCATCGCAGGACTTCCACGACGCGTCTTCCTTCGCTGACATgtga